In a genomic window of Sinorhizobium meliloti:
- a CDS encoding ABC transporter ATP-binding protein — protein MPTINLRGAQKNYGVNSANAVSNLDLEIRDGEFMCLLGPSGCGKTTTLRMIAGLENLSGGEIRVGDRVVDCVAGGVFVPPEKREMGLVFQSYALWPHLTIERNTDFGLRLRKLPKAEREERVERVMQALDIAKYRDRYPSQLSGGQQQRVALARMLAINPGVLLLDEPLSNLDARLRLEMRAELKRLHKEFKTTIVFVTHDQWEAMTLATTIAVMNEGTLQQMGTPNDIYDRPANRFVAEFVGSPPINILTFGEPGTSDVADKAEAYLATRYPHLTGVGSVGIRPEAIGYATRIEDVPKGSFSGETTVTGVLPTGGNWILELRSESHTLFLTTHVLPRIEQGARVFFFAPPEALHVFDTDGRRIAEADARLRSLAYN, from the coding sequence ATGCCAACGATCAACCTGCGCGGTGCGCAGAAGAACTACGGCGTGAATTCCGCAAACGCCGTGTCCAATCTCGATCTCGAGATCCGAGATGGCGAATTCATGTGCCTCCTCGGGCCATCGGGCTGTGGGAAAACCACGACGCTCCGGATGATTGCCGGCCTCGAGAACCTGTCGGGCGGCGAAATCAGGGTCGGCGATCGTGTGGTCGACTGCGTGGCCGGCGGGGTCTTCGTACCGCCGGAGAAGCGGGAGATGGGCCTCGTCTTCCAAAGCTATGCCTTGTGGCCGCATCTGACGATCGAGCGCAACACGGATTTCGGCCTCAGACTGCGGAAGCTCCCCAAAGCGGAAAGGGAGGAGCGCGTCGAGCGCGTCATGCAGGCGCTCGATATCGCCAAATACCGGGACCGCTATCCGTCGCAACTGTCCGGCGGCCAGCAGCAGCGAGTGGCCCTTGCCCGCATGCTGGCCATCAACCCCGGCGTGCTGCTCCTCGACGAGCCGCTCTCCAATCTGGATGCGCGGTTGCGCCTGGAAATGCGGGCGGAGCTCAAGCGGCTGCATAAGGAATTCAAGACCACCATCGTCTTCGTCACCCATGATCAATGGGAGGCGATGACGCTCGCGACGACGATCGCCGTCATGAACGAAGGCACTCTGCAGCAGATGGGCACGCCGAACGACATCTACGATCGCCCGGCGAACCGTTTCGTCGCAGAGTTCGTCGGCAGTCCCCCGATCAACATATTGACCTTCGGCGAGCCCGGCACGTCTGACGTGGCCGACAAGGCGGAGGCCTATCTTGCCACGCGTTATCCGCACCTCACGGGGGTAGGCTCCGTCGGCATCCGCCCGGAGGCGATCGGCTATGCAACGCGGATCGAGGATGTGCCGAAGGGCAGCTTCTCCGGCGAGACAACCGTGACCGGCGTTCTGCCGACCGGAGGCAACTGGATCCTGGAGCTCAGGAGCGAGAGCCACACCCTGTTCCTGACGACCCATGTTCTGCCGCGGATCGAGCAGGGCGCCAGGGTGTTTTTCTTCGCGCCGCCGGAGGCCCTGCATGTCTTCGATACGGACGGCCGCCGGATCGCGGAGGCGGACGCGCGACTGAGAAGCCTCGCCTACAACTGA
- a CDS encoding iron ABC transporter permease produces MALLSEPAKAAAENRSATPSAWQAWRYRLKVALREPTTLIGVLTALLFTYLIVVPIISIVLDAVRVQFGHERRLSKDVGDLTLYYLDRALFSPVSADLFWRPLFNTLSVAVGAISLSLLIGTVLAWLISRTDMFGRRWFATALIVPYMLPAWTFALAWTTLFKNRTVGGQPGWLEAMGLTPPDWLAYGRIPITIILALHYTPFVILLFGSALRRFDSQLEDSARILGARRHQVALQIILPLMRPALLSSMVLIFAKCLGEFGVPYVLGLPVKFEVLSTSLFRSIASRQTGVAGVIAGSIMLIGIITLWIDARLVREARRFVTIGSKGSMNRQSRLGRMRLPAAGFAATVFLLSVGLPLLTLLLSTIMKMPARFTLDNFTLDYWIGRDLDTIALKTGILLSPDLWDAAKNTLTIVGLASVTSGILGLLVGYVVIRTPVRLLSVYLRQVTFLPYLVPGIAFAAAYLSLFAVPRGPLPALYGTVIILILALIADQMPYASRAGISAMTQLGKDPEEAAQVAGAGWLRRMISIVIPIQKGSLVTGVLLPFISGIKGLSLFVILAVPSTDVLTTYSLRLVDYHYTQAANAVVLIIAAIAYGGTLIAQKLTRTNLAEGLGS; encoded by the coding sequence ATGGCTCTTCTAAGTGAACCGGCAAAGGCGGCAGCCGAAAACCGGTCTGCCACGCCTTCGGCCTGGCAGGCATGGCGCTATCGGTTGAAGGTTGCCCTGCGTGAACCCACGACCCTGATCGGTGTTCTGACGGCGTTGCTGTTCACATACCTGATCGTCGTTCCGATCATTTCCATCGTGCTCGACGCCGTTCGCGTGCAGTTCGGGCACGAGCGGCGTCTGAGCAAGGATGTCGGCGATCTCACGCTCTACTATCTCGACAGAGCGCTGTTCTCGCCGGTGTCGGCGGACCTGTTCTGGCGACCGCTCTTCAATACGCTCTCGGTAGCCGTGGGCGCCATATCGCTGTCGCTGCTGATCGGCACTGTGCTTGCCTGGCTCATCAGCCGGACGGACATGTTCGGGCGCCGCTGGTTCGCGACCGCGCTGATCGTGCCCTACATGCTGCCGGCCTGGACCTTCGCGCTCGCCTGGACGACGCTCTTCAAGAACCGTACGGTCGGCGGCCAGCCCGGATGGCTGGAAGCGATGGGGCTGACGCCGCCCGACTGGCTTGCCTATGGCCGGATTCCGATCACCATCATCCTCGCGCTGCACTATACGCCCTTCGTCATTCTCCTGTTCGGCTCGGCGCTGAGGCGCTTCGATTCCCAGCTCGAAGATTCGGCACGCATTCTCGGCGCCAGGCGCCACCAGGTGGCGCTGCAGATCATCCTGCCCCTGATGCGCCCGGCATTGCTCTCCTCGATGGTGCTCATCTTCGCCAAGTGCCTGGGCGAATTCGGCGTGCCCTATGTGCTCGGTCTGCCGGTCAAGTTCGAAGTTCTCTCGACGTCGCTCTTCCGCAGCATCGCCTCGCGCCAGACGGGCGTCGCCGGGGTGATCGCCGGCTCGATCATGCTGATAGGCATCATCACTCTGTGGATCGATGCACGGCTGGTGCGCGAGGCACGGCGGTTCGTCACGATCGGTTCGAAGGGGTCGATGAACCGGCAGAGTCGCCTTGGCCGCATGCGTCTGCCGGCGGCGGGATTCGCCGCCACGGTCTTTCTGTTGAGCGTAGGCTTGCCGCTCCTCACCTTGTTGCTGTCGACGATCATGAAGATGCCTGCGAGGTTCACGCTCGACAACTTCACGCTGGACTACTGGATCGGTCGGGATCTCGACACGATTGCCCTGAAGACCGGCATCCTCTTGAGCCCCGATCTCTGGGACGCTGCAAAGAACACGCTGACGATCGTCGGCCTCGCCTCGGTAACCTCCGGCATTCTCGGCCTGCTGGTCGGCTACGTGGTCATCCGCACGCCGGTGCGCCTCCTGTCGGTCTATCTTCGGCAGGTGACCTTCCTGCCCTATCTGGTGCCCGGCATCGCCTTTGCCGCTGCCTATCTGTCGCTTTTCGCGGTTCCCCGCGGCCCATTGCCGGCGCTCTATGGCACGGTCATCATCCTCATTCTCGCGCTCATCGCCGACCAGATGCCCTACGCCTCGCGCGCCGGCATCTCGGCCATGACGCAGCTCGGCAAGGACCCGGAGGAGGCGGCCCAGGTCGCCGGAGCCGGCTGGCTCAGGCGGATGATCTCGATCGTCATTCCGATCCAGAAGGGCTCGCTCGTGACGGGGGTGCTGCTGCCGTTCATCTCCGGGATCAAGGGCCTCAGCCTTTTCGTCATCCTGGCGGTGCCGAGCACGGATGTGCTGACCACCTATTCGTTGCGGCTGGTCGACTACCACTACACGCAGGCCGCGAATGCCGTGGTGCTCATCATCGCCGCCATCGCCTATGGCGGCACGCTCATCGCCCAGAAGCTGACCCGCACAAATCTTGCAGAAGGACTTGGAAGCTGA
- a CDS encoding LacI family DNA-binding transcriptional regulator gives MARTFVTAEEVAKRAGVSRSAVSRTFTPGASVSKTVRRKVLKAARELGYRVNRLAQVLNNDRSNLIGVVGANLSSPFISKQLDLLSIGLLRQGKQCLLLNAADARQDIAPLIELLFEFRAQAIVVLSGEPPASIVDECIANGVRLILINQRLDRTDTNMVLSDDSHGADLAALRLIEAKCKKVAVVTSGSQTPAQLRRAKAFTQRMQAEGVDVVAWSGGPTSYESGLQAGRELLVDKAIDGAFCVTDLLALGFLDAARLEMNRRVPQDVSIVGFDDIPQAGWKSYGLTTVAQSFQALTEKVLSALDSDEPETRMQVVPVALVERQTAR, from the coding sequence ATGGCGAGGACTTTTGTGACGGCCGAGGAGGTCGCAAAACGTGCGGGCGTCTCGCGCTCGGCAGTATCGCGTACCTTCACTCCCGGTGCCAGCGTCTCGAAGACCGTCCGGCGCAAGGTCCTGAAGGCTGCCCGCGAGCTCGGCTATCGCGTCAATCGGCTCGCCCAGGTCTTGAACAATGACCGCTCCAACCTGATCGGCGTCGTCGGCGCCAATCTCTCCTCGCCCTTCATTTCCAAGCAGCTGGACCTGCTGAGCATCGGGCTCTTGCGCCAGGGTAAGCAATGCCTCCTTCTGAATGCCGCCGACGCCCGCCAGGACATAGCCCCTTTGATCGAGCTTCTGTTCGAGTTTCGCGCCCAGGCGATCGTCGTTCTCTCCGGCGAGCCGCCCGCCTCGATCGTCGATGAATGCATCGCCAATGGCGTGCGTCTCATCCTCATCAACCAGCGTCTCGACCGCACGGACACGAACATGGTGCTGAGCGACGACTCCCACGGCGCCGACCTCGCGGCACTTCGGCTGATTGAGGCGAAGTGCAAAAAAGTCGCCGTCGTCACGAGCGGCAGCCAGACCCCCGCCCAGCTGCGGCGCGCGAAGGCCTTCACGCAACGAATGCAGGCCGAGGGCGTGGACGTCGTCGCCTGGTCGGGCGGTCCGACGAGTTACGAGTCCGGGCTGCAGGCGGGGCGTGAGCTTCTGGTCGACAAGGCGATCGACGGTGCCTTCTGCGTGACCGATCTTCTGGCGCTCGGCTTCCTCGACGCGGCGCGGCTGGAAATGAACCGGCGGGTACCGCAGGACGTCTCTATCGTCGGCTTCGACGACATTCCGCAAGCCGGTTGGAAAAGCTACGGGCTCACGACGGTTGCCCAATCCTTCCAGGCCCTGACGGAAAAGGTGCTTTCAGCCCTGGACAGCGACGAACCGGAAACGCGGATGCAGGTCGTGCCGGTAGCCCTGGTGGAGCGGCAGACGGCGCGCTAA
- a CDS encoding Na/Pi cotransporter family protein translates to MESAIVGINLFGAVALLLYGLAQVKDGMSRAWGARLRTGLAAGTRGGLRSFAAGFVATVALQSSTATALMVASFVEKDLIAPAMAQLVLLGANVGTAATAWIVALGLGWLSPLLILAGVALARARSGARNGAGSAVVGIGLMLLSLHLLSAATDPLLQSPALRAFLAMLDNAWPVALIFAAALAILASSSLAIVVLILSLASAGGISTALVVVLVLGANLGGAVPPVLATLGASAGARRVTIGNLIVRATGCAIALPLAGYCAEFMELAGLSPQKLAVDAHLLFNLAVALIAFPVSPLLYRLTAGLIPQEAESDNGPRYLDMKALARPVAALAGAGREVMAVGDLIESMLVRALDALKTNDLSMLADISMLEGRVDRIQHEIKLYVSRVGKDDMTEDDHRRARHIVDYAINLEHIGDIIEKGLHPEIAKKISLGLRFSEDGQGELARLFAITLDNLRMAQAVFATGDAELARRLVEVKEEVRRLEKQSAECHLQRLREGRLDSMQTSSLHLDMLRDLKRINAHVASVAHPILDGSGLLIESRIRQAV, encoded by the coding sequence ATGGAATCGGCCATTGTCGGCATCAATCTCTTCGGCGCGGTCGCGCTGCTGCTCTACGGACTGGCACAGGTCAAGGACGGCATGTCGCGGGCCTGGGGCGCGCGGCTGAGGACCGGCCTCGCCGCCGGCACGCGCGGCGGGCTGCGTTCGTTCGCTGCAGGATTCGTCGCCACAGTGGCCCTTCAGAGTTCGACTGCGACCGCACTCATGGTCGCCTCTTTCGTGGAAAAGGACCTGATTGCGCCGGCGATGGCACAGCTCGTGTTGCTGGGCGCCAATGTCGGGACGGCCGCCACGGCGTGGATCGTGGCGCTCGGTCTCGGCTGGCTGTCGCCGCTGCTCATTCTCGCCGGGGTTGCCCTCGCCCGAGCGCGGTCCGGCGCGCGCAACGGCGCCGGCAGCGCCGTCGTCGGCATCGGCCTCATGCTGTTGTCATTGCATCTGCTCTCAGCGGCGACCGATCCGCTTCTGCAGTCGCCGGCACTCCGCGCCTTCCTGGCGATGCTCGACAATGCCTGGCCGGTGGCTTTGATCTTCGCCGCCGCACTCGCCATTCTCGCCTCCTCCAGTCTCGCCATCGTGGTGCTCATCCTGTCGCTGGCCTCCGCGGGCGGCATCTCGACCGCGCTCGTCGTCGTTCTTGTCCTCGGTGCCAACCTCGGCGGGGCCGTGCCGCCGGTGCTTGCGACGCTCGGCGCTTCCGCAGGCGCGCGGCGCGTAACGATCGGCAACCTCATCGTCAGGGCAACCGGCTGCGCCATCGCCCTGCCGCTGGCCGGCTATTGTGCGGAATTCATGGAGTTGGCAGGGCTTTCGCCGCAAAAGCTCGCCGTCGATGCCCATCTTCTGTTCAACCTGGCCGTGGCGCTGATCGCCTTTCCAGTGTCGCCTCTCCTTTATCGGCTGACGGCCGGCCTCATCCCGCAGGAGGCGGAGAGCGACAACGGACCACGCTACCTGGACATGAAGGCCCTCGCGAGACCCGTCGCCGCACTTGCCGGTGCCGGTCGCGAGGTCATGGCGGTGGGCGACCTGATCGAGAGCATGCTGGTGCGGGCCCTGGACGCGCTCAAGACGAACGACCTCTCGATGCTTGCGGATATCAGCATGCTCGAAGGGCGGGTGGACCGGATCCAGCATGAGATCAAGCTCTACGTGTCGAGGGTGGGCAAGGACGATATGACGGAAGACGATCACCGCCGGGCCCGGCATATCGTCGACTATGCCATCAACCTCGAACATATCGGCGATATCATCGAGAAGGGGCTGCATCCCGAGATCGCAAAGAAGATCAGCCTCGGCCTGCGCTTTTCCGAGGACGGCCAGGGGGAACTCGCAAGGCTCTTCGCGATCACGCTCGACAACCTGCGCATGGCCCAGGCTGTCTTCGCGACCGGCGACGCTGAGCTGGCACGCCGTCTCGTGGAGGTGAAGGAGGAGGTGCGCCGGCTCGAGAAGCAATCGGCGGAATGCCACCTGCAGCGCCTGCGCGAAGGGAGGCTGGACAGCATGCAGACGAGTTCGCTGCATCTGGACATGCTGCGCGACCTGAAGCGGATCAACGCCCATGTCGCCTCGGTTGCCCACCCGATCCTCGACGGCAGCGGCCTCCTGATCGAGAGCCGCATCCGCCAGGCCGTCTGA
- a CDS encoding metallophosphoesterase produces the protein MLKRTLPAVAVIADAHFHDVETDFGFARVAVEGREITMRSWADTRQSTRVFNESAEAFLAALAEVRRRGIRHVVLLGDYTDDGQRATTSALRDILHEHADAFDISFYALPGNHDIFGPRGRHHTKQFLGRDGRGILVTSDANGAGSGVTVSDRMYCEGYPAGLDPMAAFGYFRRPEYLHWETPFGTSDAVEDRRYGVASPDGSNRYELMDASYLVEPEPGLWLLMIDANVFEPVNGTFEWGEEAAFIDSTSGGWNAMIRCKPFVVSWIADVCARARRLGKTLLAFSHYPVLDPFDGATGAEAALFGETNIARRTPRKDVERALLAAGLSLHFSGHLHVEGVTRRGNGDRSLTNIAVPSLVAFPPAFKIAHPGEGSVVMETVELSGLPADQRLRSAYEREVALLGEEPEAAFSSSTYGAFLRAHKRALVSHRYFPEEWPPAVVERVADVTLEEIACLFTEESAGGAPILSALVHASAIDIAELRSLPMIELVADWYCLRQGASLALPHIEKSRLPVYRFLAERFGCEARSRHDSSVKGFLAIFLGALSLFLDRAENGETQIVVASNPVQQDAPA, from the coding sequence ATGCTGAAGCGTACCCTGCCGGCCGTCGCCGTAATAGCCGATGCCCATTTCCACGATGTCGAAACGGATTTCGGCTTTGCGAGAGTGGCCGTCGAGGGTCGGGAAATCACCATGCGCAGCTGGGCGGACACCCGGCAATCCACACGCGTCTTCAATGAAAGCGCGGAAGCGTTTCTGGCGGCCCTTGCCGAGGTACGCCGGCGCGGCATCCGTCACGTCGTGCTGCTCGGGGACTATACGGACGACGGCCAACGCGCGACCACGAGCGCTCTGCGGGACATTCTCCATGAGCACGCCGATGCGTTCGACATCTCGTTCTATGCGCTTCCCGGCAATCACGACATCTTCGGGCCGCGGGGCAGGCATCACACAAAACAATTCCTCGGCCGCGACGGCCGGGGCATTCTCGTCACCAGCGATGCGAACGGCGCGGGCAGCGGCGTCACCGTCAGTGACCGGATGTATTGCGAAGGCTATCCGGCGGGCCTCGATCCGATGGCGGCCTTCGGCTATTTCCGCAGGCCCGAATATCTCCATTGGGAGACCCCGTTCGGCACCTCCGATGCGGTCGAAGACCGCCGATACGGGGTGGCCTCACCGGACGGCAGCAATCGCTACGAGTTGATGGACGCGTCCTATCTGGTCGAACCCGAGCCCGGCCTCTGGCTGCTGATGATCGATGCCAATGTCTTCGAACCCGTGAACGGGACGTTTGAATGGGGTGAGGAAGCGGCTTTCATAGACAGCACCTCGGGCGGCTGGAATGCGATGATCCGCTGCAAGCCTTTTGTCGTCTCTTGGATCGCCGACGTCTGCGCACGGGCACGGAGGCTCGGGAAGACTCTGCTTGCATTTTCGCACTATCCGGTGCTCGACCCTTTCGATGGCGCGACCGGCGCCGAGGCAGCGCTGTTCGGCGAGACCAACATCGCCAGGCGCACACCCCGAAAGGATGTCGAGCGGGCGCTGCTTGCGGCCGGACTGTCGCTCCATTTCAGCGGGCACCTTCATGTGGAGGGCGTCACGCGCCGCGGCAACGGCGACCGGTCGCTCACCAATATTGCGGTCCCGTCGCTCGTAGCCTTTCCGCCGGCCTTCAAGATCGCGCATCCGGGAGAGGGGAGCGTCGTCATGGAGACGGTTGAGCTGTCCGGACTGCCTGCCGACCAGCGGCTCCGCAGCGCCTATGAACGAGAAGTCGCGCTGCTCGGCGAAGAGCCGGAGGCCGCCTTTTCAAGCTCCACTTACGGAGCCTTTCTCAGGGCACACAAGCGGGCACTGGTGAGCCACCGCTATTTTCCCGAGGAATGGCCGCCGGCAGTCGTCGAGCGCGTGGCAGACGTCACGCTCGAGGAGATCGCGTGTCTCTTCACCGAAGAGAGCGCCGGCGGCGCTCCGATTCTGTCCGCTTTGGTGCACGCTTCGGCGATCGACATCGCCGAGCTGAGAAGCCTGCCGATGATCGAGCTCGTCGCCGATTGGTACTGCCTTCGGCAGGGGGCATCGCTCGCTTTGCCGCATATCGAAAAATCGCGGCTGCCCGTCTATCGCTTTCTCGCCGAAAGGTTCGGATGCGAGGCGAGGAGCCGACACGACAGTTCGGTGAAAGGCTTTCTGGCCATATTCCTTGGAGCGTTGAGTCTGTTTCTGGACCGCGCGGAAAATGGCGAGACGCAGATCGTCGTTGCGTCGAATCCCGTGCAGCAAGACGCTCCGGCGTGA
- a CDS encoding dual specificity protein phosphatase family protein, protein MDAPVHTRPAISLIAEGLGPHGSALYIGGSEGARDLGLLRQNGITAVVNCAINLDINYVEGPSDEADGERRASGFAAIRYYKIGMIDDEGSPETMMLGAYYILDGALRQSMPKRPTYPFRDGGNILVNCRGGRSRSVSLVALFLHKQQPNLYPTLEDAVAAIRTRRQLMPDEWFETPKPMLYEAARRASAWIDMIERERQKERPC, encoded by the coding sequence ATGGATGCACCTGTCCATACCCGACCGGCTATCAGCCTGATTGCCGAGGGACTGGGGCCGCACGGCTCCGCTCTCTACATCGGCGGCAGCGAAGGCGCGCGCGATCTGGGGCTTCTGCGACAAAACGGCATCACGGCCGTCGTCAATTGTGCCATCAACCTCGACATCAACTATGTCGAGGGGCCTTCCGACGAGGCAGATGGCGAGCGCAGGGCGTCCGGCTTCGCGGCAATACGCTACTACAAGATCGGCATGATCGATGACGAGGGCAGCCCCGAAACCATGATGCTGGGAGCCTATTACATCCTCGACGGTGCGCTTCGCCAGTCGATGCCGAAGCGGCCCACCTATCCGTTCCGGGACGGCGGAAACATTCTCGTCAACTGCCGCGGCGGACGAAGCCGTTCCGTCTCGCTCGTCGCGCTTTTCCTCCACAAGCAGCAACCGAACCTTTACCCGACGCTTGAAGATGCCGTGGCGGCGATCCGCACGCGCAGGCAATTGATGCCGGATGAATGGTTCGAGACGCCGAAGCCGATGCTCTACGAGGCAGCAAGGAGGGCCTCCGCCTGGATCGACATGATCGAGCGCGAACGGCAGAAGGAGAGGCCATGCTGA
- a CDS encoding inositol monophosphatase family protein — protein MSRQPYSDDLDSRAELCREIIRSAGALTLKGFHGEARQNVSMKGPQDFLTEVDAASEAYIRHALAAHFPGDSFFGEEGGGAISDRVWVVDPIDGTANFARGIPHFCISIAFVQNGATEIAAIYNPALDELYFARRGAGATRNGVPIRVAQTARFDAASLEMGWSMRVPNTAYLGVMEALLGMGANVRRAGSGALALAYVADGRSDGYIELHMNSWDCLAGLLLVSEAGGVVCPYLEIGSLDAGGPALAVAPGLASDTSRASNIPLAAYAMPTDRQTAPA, from the coding sequence GTGAGTCGACAGCCCTATTCCGATGACCTCGATAGTCGTGCAGAACTTTGTCGCGAGATCATTCGCTCAGCCGGCGCATTGACCCTCAAAGGGTTTCATGGCGAGGCCAGGCAGAACGTTTCGATGAAAGGGCCTCAGGACTTCCTGACCGAAGTGGATGCCGCCTCCGAGGCCTATATCCGCCACGCGCTTGCCGCGCATTTTCCGGGCGACAGCTTCTTTGGCGAAGAGGGCGGGGGAGCGATAAGCGACCGGGTCTGGGTGGTCGATCCCATCGACGGCACCGCGAATTTCGCGCGGGGCATCCCGCATTTCTGCATCTCGATCGCCTTTGTCCAAAACGGGGCGACCGAGATCGCCGCGATCTACAATCCGGCGCTGGACGAGCTCTACTTCGCGCGCCGAGGGGCGGGCGCGACGCGGAACGGCGTTCCCATCCGGGTCGCCCAAACCGCCCGCTTCGACGCTGCGTCGCTGGAAATGGGTTGGTCGATGCGCGTCCCGAACACGGCCTATCTCGGCGTCATGGAAGCGCTGCTCGGGATGGGCGCCAATGTTCGCCGCGCCGGTTCCGGCGCATTGGCGCTCGCTTACGTCGCTGATGGCCGCTCGGACGGCTATATTGAACTGCACATGAATTCCTGGGATTGCCTTGCCGGCCTTCTGCTCGTGAGCGAGGCGGGCGGAGTCGTCTGCCCATACCTCGAGATCGGCAGCCTGGATGCCGGTGGCCCGGCTCTTGCCGTGGCGCCCGGCCTCGCATCGGACACGAGCCGCGCCTCGAACATACCCCTGGCCGCATATGCGATGCCGACGGACCGGCAGACGGCTCCGGCCTGA
- a CDS encoding four-carbon acid sugar kinase family protein — MLVILADDLTGALDSAAPFAGRGLHTEVALALNSVNAALADGPDILVVNVKSREVSPDEARQATSDVLKHVPEDARIFKKVDSRLKGNIEAELDATPFSRALVAPAIPDFGRIVVGGQVRGFGVEAPIPVAQRLGRHAARALVPDTMSRKDMLAALATAETAGCDLMIGARGLADALAHRMTDSETLPLIPLPRKPILIVVGSRDPITVEQVDVLRDNRPAEYIPAVGGRVLKPGTPATGPVTIIQAVEGETPLSPAEVSANLADSVVPAFTGAATTLLLTGGATAEAVLARMGVSRFRLLGECMPGMALAFADGRYIITKSGGFGGPDTLSHIARQITGEAR; from the coding sequence ATGCTTGTCATTCTCGCCGATGATCTGACGGGTGCCCTCGATTCAGCGGCCCCGTTTGCGGGCCGCGGCCTTCATACGGAAGTCGCTCTCGCCCTGAACTCCGTGAATGCTGCACTGGCGGACGGACCGGACATCCTCGTCGTCAACGTGAAGTCGCGCGAGGTTTCCCCGGATGAGGCGCGCCAGGCAACATCTGACGTCCTGAAGCACGTCCCCGAAGATGCGCGGATTTTCAAGAAGGTCGACTCGCGACTGAAGGGCAATATCGAGGCCGAACTCGACGCTACTCCTTTTTCGCGCGCCCTTGTCGCGCCGGCCATCCCCGATTTCGGCCGTATCGTGGTCGGCGGCCAGGTCCGGGGGTTCGGTGTGGAGGCGCCTATCCCGGTCGCCCAAAGGCTCGGCCGGCATGCGGCTCGGGCATTGGTCCCCGATACCATGTCGCGCAAGGACATGCTCGCCGCATTGGCAACCGCCGAGACGGCCGGCTGCGATCTCATGATCGGTGCGAGAGGTCTTGCCGATGCACTTGCCCACCGGATGACGGATAGCGAAACGCTGCCGCTGATCCCGCTGCCCCGCAAGCCGATATTGATCGTCGTCGGATCGCGCGACCCGATCACCGTCGAGCAGGTCGACGTGCTGCGCGATAACCGCCCCGCCGAGTATATCCCGGCGGTCGGAGGCAGGGTGCTGAAGCCTGGCACCCCGGCAACCGGGCCGGTGACGATCATTCAGGCGGTCGAAGGCGAGACGCCGCTCAGCCCGGCCGAGGTCTCCGCCAACTTGGCCGACAGCGTCGTTCCGGCGTTCACCGGCGCGGCCACGACCCTGCTTCTTACCGGTGGCGCAACGGCCGAGGCCGTGCTGGCAAGAATGGGCGTTTCCCGTTTCCGCCTCCTCGGCGAATGCATGCCCGGAATGGCGCTGGCCTTCGCCGACGGCCGCTATATCATCACCAAGTCCGGCGGCTTCGGCGGGCCGGATACGCTGAGCCACATCGCAAGGCAAATCACGGGGGAGGCGAGATAG
- a CDS encoding FadR/GntR family transcriptional regulator: MGLQEGTPRKGLPDIVFERMHRAIKSGAYKPDERLPTEHELATEFEVSRPIVREALKRLRDQGLIYSRRGAGSFVRAVGLREPLGFGQLENVADLLNCYEFRLTLEPAAAAAAALRHDETSLASIRRALELLRDATNRQSHREDADFQFHLAIARAAQNSYFSTAMEALKEHIAVGMKFHGISVKREASGLSRVFAEHEAIADAIAAGSAEEARMLMLKHLTGSRDRLFLASQ; the protein is encoded by the coding sequence ATGGGACTGCAGGAAGGGACCCCCCGCAAGGGCCTGCCCGACATCGTGTTCGAAAGAATGCACCGCGCGATCAAGTCCGGCGCCTATAAGCCGGACGAGCGTCTGCCGACGGAGCACGAGCTGGCGACGGAGTTCGAGGTATCCCGGCCGATCGTCCGGGAGGCGCTGAAGCGCCTCAGGGACCAGGGGCTCATCTATTCCCGGCGTGGCGCGGGCAGTTTCGTGAGAGCCGTGGGCCTTCGCGAGCCGCTCGGTTTCGGCCAGCTCGAAAACGTCGCCGATCTCCTGAACTGCTATGAATTCCGGCTGACGCTGGAGCCTGCGGCTGCGGCCGCGGCAGCGCTCCGGCACGACGAGACGAGCCTCGCATCGATCCGCCGGGCACTCGAACTGCTGCGCGACGCCACCAACCGGCAGTCCCACCGGGAGGATGCCGACTTCCAGTTCCATCTTGCGATCGCCCGTGCTGCCCAGAACAGCTACTTCTCGACGGCCATGGAGGCGCTGAAAGAGCACATCGCCGTGGGCATGAAGTTCCATGGCATCTCGGTGAAGCGAGAGGCCAGCGGCCTCTCCAGGGTTTTCGCCGAGCACGAGGCGATTGCCGATGCCATCGCCGCCGGCAGTGCGGAGGAGGCCCGCATGCTGATGCTGAAGCATCTGACCGGATCGCGCGACCGCCTGTTCCTGGCCTCACAGTAG